The sequence below is a genomic window from Mugil cephalus isolate CIBA_MC_2020 chromosome 14, CIBA_Mcephalus_1.1, whole genome shotgun sequence.
GGCCATTAGAGGGTGACTCcgaaagtgagtcaatccccatagacctccatgtcaaaataaagaaaaaaaattaattcaagTTTGGTCTCTATAGCTTATTAATCAACTGTAGCCATTTATTGTCAATTATTTTGTTAGTTCAGAACGTATTCACAAATTTAACCTGATGATTAAAAACAGTGGCACATTGATGGAGCTAGAAATAGGATTAGTAAAGTTAGCTGAATTATTAATACAGTTCCCAACCATTtacaaatttaaacatttttgcatttatttttactttttacactGACTCAGAAGGCCGTCTCTAGAGCCAGTGTTTGGTTCTTCTTGTTTGGTACTTCTGTAGAAACTGTcttcagtgaagaagaagattcCCTCCATAGATGTGAAGGACATATTTAAGcgaatgaaaacacaacaattgttattttttaaggtGAATAACTAGCGGAAAACTCCAACACTGAAAGTCACAAAaattgcagttcctcaaatggccactagaggctggttctgaaagtgagtcaatccccaaAGACCATGTCCCTATGGTTAATTTTTGGagaaaaataattcagttatttaataatattgagattcaaacaaaataataaacttGATAGAGATCTCCAGTGTCAGGACCTTTGCTAACGTTTCTTTTGCTTCAAGCAAATAAAATCACGTTAGCGGCTAAACGCTAAAAACACACTATGAAACTCAACCGATCTGTTCTTAAttctttaataatatattacatttatgccgtaatacaataataataataataacaacagtaatAACATTAAGAATAAACATACACAGAAAGTACAAAAAtgatttgtgtcattttcttaaGTTACCAACACGCAGcacttcaaaaaataaaagaaaacaaatctcctTTAGCTgcctctcactcctcctctccccgCTGCGAGACAAACCCAGAGAACTCGGTTTCCCATGACCACCCTGCTGCATGGTGCCCGCCCGCCCGTCCGGTCGGGAGGAGTTAAAAGTCTTCCAGAGTTCCAGAGGAGCAAAGAGCAGGTTGTCGTCTCGGATATGGCTTATGGCGCTTCTTCTTCCCCGGATGAGTCCAGTCCGAGCTGAGTTTAGTGGATGACGGCGgggctttgattttttttaaatttttttcaaacaaaaaaaacacacgtaaAAGGTGACaccgaaataaataaaaagaaggagggggggggggttaataaataaataaaagccgtATGCGGGAGCTCATCCTGAAGAGACGCCATCATGACACAAACCAGCTACTGAGAAAAGAGGTCCATGCGTCTTTTTGAGTGAGGTGGTTGCGGACACACATTACAGTACAGATATCATCATAAACCCCCCCCTTACCCTTACCCCttacccctcccctcccctcccctcccctcccctccctccatccccctcctcctcctccccctcctgggGCCGCAGAGGTTCCTGTGGAGGTAaaagtttttatcctgagggCGGAAGGTGAAGATGCAGAGGGGCTCTGGTCagtcttttctccctcttctcttctctttttccccctTCGGCCTCTCATCCGTCCATCCTGTcagtcaccccccccccctctcaccACCACGTGTCGGCCCCTCCCTCTATTTGCGGTGCTTCATCTCCTTGTCGTGGTggcccttccctcctccttctcccttgTCCAGCATTTTGATGGCCTCCATCAGGTAGCTCTGGAAGGCGGAGAGCGCTGCGCAGATGGCCGGGGTGCCGAAGCCGTGGGTGAGCAGGCTGAAGTGGGTGAGGCTTCCCTGGACGCCGGGCTCCAGGCAGGGGGTGGGCCGACTGCCGCCCAGCGGAGAGCGGTCCTGGGACATCAGGTCCACGAACTCCTTGCAGATCTCCCTGAGAAAGAAGACGAGACGAGGCGTCAGGGCTGCTCTTACGGTGCACTGATGGACACATTGCACCAGATTATTATCCTCTTATGGGGGAATAAAGTTTTATTAAGTGAGCCTTACTAGTAACTTATGTTAGAATACAAAACTTCAGAGGTGGATTGGTGCTTTAAGTTAGTTTCTTATGTCTTGCTGCTACAGAAAAATGAAGGCAAACTGGGCAATATATGTTCATATTAACCTTGACCACTGACTTATAAGGCAGATTAAGTTAAAGTAATAGAGTAATCAcgtcattaaaatgtaaattcaacgttttttaggccaaggacctgcaaactgatggagagatatgtgttctatattaaactagtgctatttataaatattaattattatcataattttgcattcaacattaagctattcaaataatgcacagatttttttattttattccaaacaTGTCCAACAGTAGGGAGGCCGTGCAACAGCCGTAAACCTAAACATACCCGACTGGTGTGACAcaactgacagataaagaaaattaattttaccTAAGGACTCAACAGGCTCTCGGTCAATTGCGGGGAGTCAATGTTTAATGTGAGTGTCAGGATTGACAGGtcattcatccctttactaaaacgtgttggattcatgttaatgtgtatgtaaagaaattttaaaaaataaataaataaataaatatatatataaaaaaatgtctaatcaaccaaagattttgcgacccctctgcagcaCCTCCAGAGACCCcataggggttgcggaccccctgttgaagacctatgctgtaaTGATTTAAATTGACACTATTTATGGGCATTTAACCCTCACACCTACAACAAATTGTCTTTAAATCTGAAGTATTACGACATATTAGACAGCCAACTCATAAAAATGCACTATTTACATCTTTTTGATTGGCGTTTGTTATGAACTCCAGATCTATTAGCACCTTTTAAACGTGCAAGGGGCCAGTTTGGAGATTCTGTACCGACTTTTTCTGACGGTATCGGGGTTTTCTAACTCCATACACTGAGCCGATCTGAGGCAGATGTGAAGCACTCACTTGGTGGCGAGCAGCATGCTGCGTCGCGTCGGGAGCTGGTCGGGCTCGCTCTGCCTGCACAGATACTCGGCCGTGGCTCTGGCTGGGAACTCTGTTTCGCACACGTAGCCAAAGTCCCGCGCCAGATGGACGGcctcacctggaggaggaggaggacgaggaaaaagaggaggaggaggaggaggagggaaagacagaGTCAAATTTAGTGCAaggtgctaaaaataaaaagcaacatcTCGTggatagaaaagaaaagcagtgttAATGCCTAATGATTATCCAGATAAACAGATATAAGCGCTGGTGTGAGGGCTCGGGCCGGGGTCGAGAGACGACGGCTCTCCCGCCGCTCAGACGGTTCACCGCCCTTTGGCCTCgtgaggcggcggcggcggcggcggctgcagcTCCGGCTCCTCAAACGACACcactcacgcacacatgcagccaCCCGTGCGGCGGCTGTTTATTCAAGTGTGCTCATGCGAGGACGTTTTCCGTGTGAATacgtgtctctgtctgtcaggaTGTATGCAGGTCACcgtatagtgtgtgtgtgtgtgtgtgtgtgtgcgttctccCTACCCTCCACTAGAGATGTTAGGAGAGTGACGTTGGCTGCCTTGCGTCGCCCGGCGGGCAGGTTGAGGCCAATCTTCTCCAGACGCTCTCTCAGACAGCGGCCACCATTCTTTGACTTCGCCCTGAGGGgggacagacaaacagagagagcattttttttttaggagatgctccttgtgtgtgtgtgtgtgtgtgtgtgtgtgtgtgtgtgtgtgtgtgtgtgtgcagcggcTGCTGCGCATGCCACAGcgttgtctgtttgtctttatgaGTTTTGTTGTGGTGCGGCTCGTCTCTGGATATCTacgcctgcgtgtgtgtgtgtgtttgcgtgaaGCTGAAAtctccctctgtttcctgtCAGCACTGATAGTGTCCAGGATTTTTCTCAGCTTTCTCGCATTTCATCCTccagcttttgctttttttttccctcattccttctttgcactaaaagcAGTTGAAAGCATTTTGAGTCCATTTTCAGTCTAAACACTCAGAATTAACACTTCTTGGCGTTAAACGTTCCTTATGAAACACGGCAGAAtagaagtaaaacagaaatatacgTCTCTCCACAGAGGAGGCcctatttttctatttatttttattttttttttactacccTTTAGATCTTTTAATTACGTCCTCTTAAAGTATTTCAGCCCGCAAACCCAAATCATAAAGTTGCTCCCTTGCCCCGAGGGCCGCGGTTCATTAAACCACATCGCTCCTCTTGTGATTCAGTCTCATGACCCATTTCGGGTCCTCAGCCCCGGCCCCCCGAACAGTAGTTAAATCAAAGCCATCCTGTTCGttcgggggagaaaaaaaaaaaaaaaaaaaaaagcttcaaaaatAACGAGGCCGAAACGACGTCGTCGTCCTCGTGTGCCGAGAGAGAGACTCTGgtgtgtgcaacattttgcataaattacatgcaGATTACGCTCACGGATGCAGCGCGCGGACCTGATCTCAATCTCGATAAAAATTAATACACTGTCGATACATTTAACAGGTAAAAATACCTTGTTTGGAGGCTTAGTTTTATAAGTCTGGTAGGAAACCTGGTTGTTgagtttcatcttttttttttagctttcagGAGAAACAAATGTCACACGAAACTGCACATCGGCCTTTTTATTTTCGTTCTGACCGTGCCAAAGGTCGCTCCAGGTCAGCGCCTCGCATCCGATGCTCGATATATTTAAAAGCTGTTATTTTGCTTGCTTTGAGGTCGAATCAGTTCGGTCTCTGCCACTTTCACAGTGTCACGTCTCAATTTATGATGAGGTGCCCTGTTGAGCTTTTTAAACCAGCTTTCCAAAACGTGGTCCCGTGTACCTTTTGTGATTGTGATCTATGTATTTGCTTGCGTTGGATAGTGCTGAATGATGAACCATTAGTTTTCAGTGTCCCACAGTCAAAAATGCCACTTCCCTGCTGTCATCCAGATGCTTTAAGCTGAATTCGGGTCATGGTCTCACCTGCGGAGGACTCCTCCCAGCAGAGAGGCGTTGAGGCACTCGGGCGGGGAGAGGCGCCGCTGCACCTCCCCGACTGTCACCTTGTACTTGGAGGTGGAGCTGAGCAGCGACAGGCGGCCCGGGACCGAACAGAAGACCTCGGCCGGGTTGGACACGGCCCCCATGCCGAGGCCCTCCTTGCCGAGGGACAGGGCCGACAGGGACGAGCCGTTCAGCTTGGACGGGATGGGGACTGGGGAGGCGGAGTAGAAAGAGGAGATTAATTTGAAAGGCAGCGGAttgaaactgttaaaaagtTTGTTTGCAACAGAGGGcgggacggggaggggggggggagtcggCGGCTAATGAATAAAGATCATCAATCGAAGCATATGTCGTGTGTTGCGTGAATGACGGCGTGACTCCTCCCCTCCTCATTAATCTATTCAGCGTAATGTTCTCCCCGGGGTCGACAGCTCTAATTCTGGAGCGCTGCTTGTTGATGCTGTTGTTTAAACTGCAGGTGGCTACGTTTTAGCTGCGCATTCTCAAGTAGCTTTGGTTTCGCACCTCCAACCAGAGCTCAATTTGCACTCACTCCTCTGCGCCGCCGCGCTCAACTTTCTCTGTACGCAGTAAATACGCAGAGGCCGCTCGGATCGTGTCACCAGACCAGAATCAGCATCCGTTCCTTTTGTTTGGTCTAAAGGCTTTTACCCTTTAAAGGCTCTGCTTCTTAAATCCTCTAAACCACAAGAACCAAATATCTTCATATCCAGCAGATTGTCACACAATTAGTTTAATctgcatttctgtgttttgtgctgCCTATATTTAAAATCTCCACACACATTTGTCACTCGACATATGTGAGTATTAGCCATTATCGGCAAATTTAAGAGAAAACTTCACCAAACACTTGCTTTCTGTGCTAGAAAGTGCATTCGCCTGAACTCGGATAATGGATAAAGTTCCATGTAAGGCACTCGAATATGTGGCACTGGACTAAAGACGATGTTTTTTGGTAAAACGTGGGAACCCTTCCCGTCATACATGGGTTTTAACATTTCCACCATTCTCGCAGGAGGGTTTGCATCATAGCCCCGAactcttttatttctgtgcagcCCTCCCCGTAGACGCAGTGTGCCCTCAGTTTAttctactgtatgtgtttgtgacGTGTATCATATATGTTACATATATTTCCTTTGTGCAGGGATGAGCCTCCTGAATCTGTGTATGAGCcaagtgcgtgtgtgtttgttctgtcaTATGTCGACGTTGCCGAACCAGACGTTTAGGATGAAGTTAAAATTTGTGCACTActctaaaataaatctttctctGTTCAATTTCCTCACAAATGTTATGAGTAAATGTGAACACCGGACTCTCCTGTTGCTCctcataaacacaaaacaccccTCCATTCACAACCAGTCGATTAGGCCACAGAGTTCCCCTCCAacgctctcctccctccctccctctgtcttatCATCTTTCACTCTCTTGCCTCAACTCTTTCttgtgcctcccacttttttttttttcatgcctccctccctcccccccctcctatattctcatatttttttttcctctcccttcttcTCCCCAGTGGATTTCCTTATTCATGAGGGCTTTGGGTTTGCTCTGCTCTCTGCCGTTAAGGGGAGAGCCTCGCCTTCGGTAATTGATCAATTTCTAAGCGTTTGGCAAACAAGCGGATTCGCTCGTCACGTCGTCGGATGAGAATCTCCTATCTGGGCTCGATTTGTCGCGTTACATCCTGGTGATATGTTTATGGTTGCGTACAGGTTTCGGGACGGGGTTGAATGAGTTGAACgtaaggaggaggaagaaggagagaagacgCCCTGCTGTCCTTATCTCTGCTTGTAGCAGGTcccatgtattattattattatcattattattattttctcttccttctATTTATTAAGCATCGCCCTCCACCTGCGACAAACTggaattttcttttctaatcGCGCCCCCGTGTCTCCTGCCACTCTCACTCTGTGATATTACTGTGATCATACTCTGCAAATTTACCCCACAACTCCTCTTTTAtcatctcccctcctccctgtTCTATTCTTTGCCccacttctctctcctctctcctctctcctccctctcatatgACCATGAACAGTTCATTAAGAATGTGTGCCTTTGGGGTGAAGTCTGCAGCTGAGTATTAGAGGACTTCTTGACTTCAAATGAAATAGCAAAACAGAATTATTTatagtgtgtctctgtgtatgtgtgtgtgtgtgtgtgagagagagaggctggtgTTAGAGTGCCCCTAAACACAAAACCCCCTTCAGCATGTATAGCACAATTATATAGGTGCACACTTAGACACAaatgcacgcgcacacacacacacacacacacacacacacacagagacagagagggagctCTCCTACCTCTTACCTTTTTTAATGACAGAGTGGTCGAGGATGCCCAGGGCTGATCCTTCCTCCATTCCCtgtgtcagacagacagacagtcactATCATTTATCCACCTGGCCTCAcagccaccacacacacacacacacacacacacacacacacacacacacacacacatacacgtttCTCTGCAGGCCAAAGCAAGATGGAAGGTCCAGCATTTAGTTTCCCCCCCTCACAGCGCATACGAACACCACCAGTATCCaagaaaataacagagagaatCTGGTTTGTgcccaaataaaataataataataaaaaataaaaatacagaactCACAGCCTACAATGTCACAGTTTAAATGCTGTAAACACGTCGCTGCTGCTGAAGCCCGATACAAGGAAATATTTGAAACCGTATTTCTTATTTAAGAGCCTGAAAAgtgagaattaaattaaaatatatatatatatcaaacaataataattataatttagaatttgtttcttcctccgtgtgaaaatagagaaaaacacaattcagtGGTAATTGAAGCGTGGCCCCGCCACTCAGAGGCTAAATTAAAGTCGTTGAAATTCATTTGATCTTTTCACTCGCTATAAGGATAAAATCGTCTTCTCGGGTGTCTCCTTTTGTGGTGACTTTATAAGAGAGTTCAAACGCGAAGGATATAATCCATTAATCAAATAAAGGCCCTTGTCAAGTGGGAGCGTTTAACAGAAACATGCCCGGGTTGACTCCTTGCCTGGCGCTCGTCTCAAACGTTTCTTTTCTATTAATGACCGTGCAGATCAATTGGTCTCGGTGCGTTTTATTTCTGCGAGGAGGCAACAAACAGCGTCTGCAGCTGCACCTGCTGCAGCGGAGCTGACTGCTCAATAAACCATAGAAACTATTCTTCTccatataaaaaagaaaaaactgcagAAGGCAAAGGGCTGCAGAATCACTTTGTCTCTGTGCGAGACGACGGATAATACTGGATGGATGTAGGGGTGAATAATAAAGTGGAGTGTGACCAAATGAGAacttattgttttaaaataaagtcaaatttgctattttttattgtttataacttataaaaactgactgaataaaaatatcgtatgtatatatattcaataatatttaaattcattcatttcaaactagaaaaaagaaacacgacAACGTCCTGATTTATTATTCCCAATATAAACAGATTAAtacgagaaagaaaaaaaacgattgTCAGCTGCAGAGGTCCATTGCATTTTTatacatctatttttttttttttaatttaaatttaaacataaaaccaGATTTTCAGGTGTAACATATTGAACGCGCAAGAATGATCGTCTGGATTGTGgatacatttaatatttatagaCATTAAATGCTTTCAGATGGGTTTTTATTCAATTAATAGTTttaaattttagaaaaaaaatccaatgaaCTAACATATCTGTTAAGTAAACACATATAATGCGGGGTATTTCTCCGTAAATCGTATAACAGTTACATGAAAGACTCATATATAAAATGGATGATAAAATGCCTCGAGGCCTTGTTGCCATtatccttttattctttttatttgtagcagaaataatttaaaatatatgttcCCATAATGGTTGTTAATTATAAAGGCAGCTGAATTAAACAAATTGAATGATTGTCTTTTAAGGAATACTTTGTGCACCTTGATCGAGTGACTTTTACGCACGGACTTCCCGGTGCGCAGCGCCAACGCCTACGCATGCGATGGatggaaaatgaatttaaaaaaaaaaaaaaaaaagtcacctgaAGATCCTCCAGGCCGTGATGTCCCAGGTGCATCCCGAGAGGACCGTCTCCGAGTGCGGCCGCCCCTTCCCCGAGACCGTGCAGCAGCCGAGGGACAGCTGGATACTCCCGACGGGGGTCCAGGCTCAGCGCCCGGTGAGACTGAGACAACAGCCCTCCTTCTTCGGAGCGCGACCTTTGCGAGTGCCATGCCGCTTGCTGATGCTGATGGATGGAGTTGATGGAGGGGTAGGGGTCTGACAGGTGGGAGTACGCCGAGTCCTGGCTCTGGGAGTATGGCAGGGAAGACTGTGGGTATGGGGGAGGGAAGTATGGAGGCTGGAAGTCGGAGGCCGGAGTGTGGCAGAGCGGGGGAGCCGAGGAATAGGCGGCTTGGTTCAGGGAGGACAGCTGGGAGAGGCGCCCACTCGGCGAAGAGCCGCTTAGTCCGTCGGCGCGGTCctgcagaaaatgagaaagtTTGCTTGAAACTGTTTCCAAAATCCGGAAATCAGGACTGATTGGTTGGTCAAATGTGACATAGAGTCCATAAGTTATGCTCCGGGAGTGAAAAGGcgtacaacaaaaacagaaaagtcaaaaaaacgcgaacttaaatataaattaaaacaagttcatataaaaaaaaacacacacacacacaaataaaaacgtgaatccataaataaatgtatttccattttaataGAAAGGCGGAAATAGCAGCAGCGCTTGAAGTGATGCGCACTGGCAGAAGGCGCCCTTGGCGTCGCCGCTGAACAGTGTCAGAAAGGTCACGGCCACCAAGAAGCTGCACAAAGGACAGGTAatgcacagcaacaacaacagcacgtCGCTGCGGGAGAGGGTTCATGTAAATAATCTGGAACTGTGTCAACAAGCAACTGAGAAGCAAAAGGGCTCCCAGAGGCCGGCGAGGCGCAGGAAAccaaatgttaattaaatttgaCTTAACAAGTTTGACCCCTGGTATTAAAACGAGATTCCAGCAGCGTGTGTGAAGCATGTAGTCCACTAGCCTACATTTGTGCTCACACACATCCTGGTaaaattggatttaaaaaaaaaaagaaaaaagaaaaaaaagctgggtCACTAAAATCAATGCTGCTGTGATGGAACAACGTCCATTATCTgtcaaccagaaaaaaaaggccacgTTAATGGCACGTATCAGTCACCGAGCGGGATTGTGCATTTTACTTCATGCTTTATTCCAACAAAGTTGAGATTTAAAGCGGCGCAGCTGTGACGCTAAATTACAAAGAGGAACACCCTCTGCTGCgtgtcactttttatttctttcgaCCGCGGCTGGACACTTCGCTGTCATCCCAGTTGCTGTGACACGgtgcagacagacaaagacCATCTCTGCGGACAGATGCGCGGCGCCGCAGCAACAAACTCAGTTTAAGGAAGACTCGCGTGAAAGTGTGAAGACTCACTCGGAGCCACATTTgccataaatgtatttaatcacAAGCAAAAAAACTCTAAGGtcaattttgcttttaaaatctgtACTTAAAATGTTCCATTTTTAAGTAATGACAACACATTGTACACATATTCTTTTTGGGTTAATAAACTCCTTCTTAAATATGAGTTTTACTATTAAGAAACAGACACAATTAGTccaaaaaaatccaataaaacacGAGTCTCTGTCACACTCACCATAGCCGAATAGGTGTGGATTAACATCTGGACAACTCAGGATACCCCCAAATTTAAAATTCAACCGGATGCGCAGCCTTCAAACgactcaaatggaaaaaaaagatgtcaccAAAATGCTCCGAGAAATGTAATCCAGGGCTGCTTTACCGCTCCATTAAATTCAAAGGTGCTGGTATTTACTTTTCCTTATCTctatgcgtgtgtgcgtgtgtttgatGGAGCTCTTTACGCGCAGATGAAAAGCTGCTGCCAGATcaccacacacacgcgcacaacacacacagagtcctgCAGCCTCTCCATGAGCGCACTACTTATAGGTTTTGCGCGCACCCGGCAGAATGAGATGATGAGGGGAGGGGTCGACAGGGTCCACTTCTCTTAAAGAGATATATTCATTCACTTGGTAGTTAATCCAATACACTTGGCGCACTTCAGATTTAGTGTTTGTTtccgcgtttttttttttttttctcgggaATAAAATGCCAATAGTGGATTTTACGCACCAACCCgggaaaatattttaacaaaagtCACGAGTTTTCACGTTTCAGCCATTTTTACGCACGGATGTCCACGTCTctgtagtaaaaaaacaaaaacaaactatttttaaatagTACTACgattaaacaaaaaaggcaTTACAACAAAATTCAAACGATTTTAAGTCGACCTGGATGTTTCACGGGTTGATTAACCTACCCAAATTGAATTCTGCcttcatattttcattaaaaaaaaaaaaaaaaaaaaaacatgcctgaAAAGTGCAAAGACTTTTACGCACACTTGAATGAACAGTCTCACcagcgaaagaaagaaagaaagaaagaaaaactcaggaGGTGTTTTCCTTCCTTACCTGCAGACCGTCTGTCTTGGATCGGGATTTCCAgagcatggtggtggtggtggctcaCTCTGGTTGTCAAGCTGCAGATGAGGGGGTTAATGTGACGCggtggatggaggatggagaggagacGGGGCTGGAGGTACAGAGAGGAGTGAGTTAGTGTCAGAGACGGTGCAGGAGTTTGTATGGATGAGtcacagagaaaagagacgGACGTTtgggaaggagggggggtgggaaGAGGGCGGGAGGTGACAGGAGTCtggagagggggggtggtggtggtagggGGGGTTAGgtgaaaacttttctttttgttttgtttaattgtgGCGGGTTGCGGGATTAGAGGATCAGGGATGGAgtggttaaaaaagaaaagatggaagaCTGGTGATCATCACAAGGTAAACGATCATTTGGTGGCTCGTATaaactattttagtttttatatatataagtacATATTAAGTTCAAGGGATTTTGTCCATATTTAGCAGCCAaatgaacatttcatttatagttttattggtttaaaCCAACGAGTTCCCAGTAGAAATGTTCTATAAGCTGCAAATTGTCCTTgcgtttatgtttttatgttgaaatattAATATCCAGTGGAATTTATTGGTCAGCCTGGtagaaatgtgaataaaatgatgagTTTGTCAGATATCAGGAACTCACCGCACATCTCTGAGCGCCATCTTGTGGCTAATTATAGAAAAAGGACTGTCTATTAAGTGAAGATATTTTTATCGATTGTCCACCATCCATCCTGAGGTGACTGAAGgtttgtgtcatattttttcCACCAGAAAAATCCATCTTCAGGCTGGTTgttggtaaaacaaacaaacaaacaaaaaaagctacaacaacaaaaaaggagaaagtaacaccaccaacaacaacaaagttcGCTGTTCTCTAACAAAATAATTCTTTATTTAACGCATTTACATTTCGACATTCGCATGTATGAAAAGGCGCGTGTGCTTTTCAGTACCATGTGAGAGCTTAGACGTCTCAGTCTGGATTTACCTGGTTGCAGATCTCTCCGAGCGTCTCTGATGTTTTCACTGGTGCGTGGTGAAAACATAAAAGGCGGTTCAGTCGGAgtctcacacagaaacacataatTTGCGTCATGTTGGGTTTTCTGTTTATACTAGAGTATTTCGGGTTTTTTCATgtcattacaaaaaaagacaaaaggtaaCACACGGTCTATATTTGCCTTCAGTAATGACCCAGTTTTATTGTCTCCGCTTGAAGTTAAAAATACTTCAAGAAAGAGCACGCCGCCTGGTTTCACTTCACTCCCACCGACTTCTTCAGGTTCCTCATGCCGCTCAAAGCCCCCTTATCATTTCTTAGCATCATGTCTCCAATCTCCTGTTTACAGACCGGGCACTGCTCCGCCATGGCACACAGAGCCTCCTCTAGCGCCTCCTTGGTGTGCTGGTCGGGTAGTGCGCT
It includes:
- the tfap2e gene encoding transcription factor AP-2-epsilon isoform X2, with amino-acid sequence MLIHTYSAMDRADGLSGSSPSGRLSQLSSLNQAAYSSAPPLCHTPASDFQPPYFPPPYPQSSLPYSQSQDSAYSHLSDPYPSINSIHQHQQAAWHSQRSRSEEGGLLSQSHRALSLDPRREYPAVPRLLHGLGEGAAALGDGPLGMHLGHHGLEDLQGMEEGSALGILDHSVIKKVPIPSKLNGSSLSALSLGKEGLGMGAVSNPAEVFCSVPGRLSLLSSTSKYKVTVGEVQRRLSPPECLNASLLGGVLRRAKSKNGGRCLRERLEKIGLNLPAGRRKAANVTLLTSLVEGEAVHLARDFGYVCETEFPARATAEYLCRQSEPDQLPTRRSMLLATKEICKEFVDLMSQDRSPLGGSRPTPCLEPGVQGSLTHFSLLTHGFGTPAICAALSAFQSYLMEAIKMLDKGEGGGKGHHDKEMKHRK
- the tfap2e gene encoding transcription factor AP-2-epsilon isoform X1; the encoded protein is MLWKSRSKTDGLQDRADGLSGSSPSGRLSQLSSLNQAAYSSAPPLCHTPASDFQPPYFPPPYPQSSLPYSQSQDSAYSHLSDPYPSINSIHQHQQAAWHSQRSRSEEGGLLSQSHRALSLDPRREYPAVPRLLHGLGEGAAALGDGPLGMHLGHHGLEDLQGMEEGSALGILDHSVIKKVPIPSKLNGSSLSALSLGKEGLGMGAVSNPAEVFCSVPGRLSLLSSTSKYKVTVGEVQRRLSPPECLNASLLGGVLRRAKSKNGGRCLRERLEKIGLNLPAGRRKAANVTLLTSLVEGEAVHLARDFGYVCETEFPARATAEYLCRQSEPDQLPTRRSMLLATKEICKEFVDLMSQDRSPLGGSRPTPCLEPGVQGSLTHFSLLTHGFGTPAICAALSAFQSYLMEAIKMLDKGEGGGKGHHDKEMKHRK